The genomic segment CGACGTGCTCTCCGACCTCACGCGAGAGGCGGGGTGGGACGCTCAGCTCGCCCGTGAGGACGTCGTGCGCGCGTGGGACCAGGTGGCCGGCGCCGACACCGCCCGGCACACCCGCCCGGTCGCCTTCTCGGAGGGGACGCTCACCGTCCGAGCCGACTCGACGGCCTGGGCCAAGCAGCTCCAGCTGATGCGTGCGCACATCCTCTCGGAGATCGTCCGGCGCTTCCCTGAGGCCGGCGTGACGGCGGTCCGCTTCATCGGGCCGGACGTCCCCTCCTGGAAATGGGGTCCCAGAACGATTCCAGGGCGCGGTCCGCGCGATACCTACGGCTGACCCACGTCAGGAGACCTCTTCGAGGATTTCAGGCGCTCACACGGGCGCAGAGCGCGGGGAAGCAGCTGTGACCCGATAGACTGACGGGGTCCACTCCGAAGGATTTGGAGCCATCGCGAAGATGACGTCTGACAACCCCGACAACGTT from the Microbacterium atlanticum genome contains:
- a CDS encoding DUF721 domain-containing protein; this translates as MPDPSTEPATPGDRAAVPETIATYLRLRGLEPSARSYRKRRRRTEEDENLPFAPGRDPRGVGDVLSDLTREAGWDAQLAREDVVRAWDQVAGADTARHTRPVAFSEGTLTVRADSTAWAKQLQLMRAHILSEIVRRFPEAGVTAVRFIGPDVPSWKWGPRTIPGRGPRDTYG